The DNA window CCATATGGTTGAGCAGGCTCTGCCAAACTGTCGGCACGCCGGCGGTCACGGTCACGCCCTCCGCCTCCATAAGATTGTAGAGCGATTCCCCGTCGACATGCCGCCCCGGCAGAACAAGCTTTGCACCCACCGCCGCTGCGGCGAAGGTCAGCCCCCAGGCATTGGCATGGAACATGGGCACGACCGGCAACCAGACATCGCGTGCGCTAAGGTCAAGCGCGTCCGGCTGCATCGCCATCAGCGTATGCAGATAGTTGGAGCGATGGGTATACATCACACCCTTTGGATTGCCCGTCGTGCCGGATGTGTAACAGAGACCGGCCGGGCTATCCTCGTGAAACTCCCCCCAGGCGCAATCCTCCCCATGGGGCGAGATGAACGCACCCAGCCCTTCCGGGCCATCGCCGTCGAGCCAGATGATCCTGCGGACGGCGGGGTTCGGGGCGGCGGCGGCGGAAATGAGCGGCGCGAACTCAGCATCGGCGAAAATGATCTGATCGCCGGCATGCCGGACGATATATTCGAGCTGCTCTGCGGCGAGACGCGGGTTAAGCGTGTGGCATACTGCACCAATGCCCATGATCCCGAACCAGGCGGCCAGATGATCCGCACTGTTCATCGACAAGGTCCCGACCCGGTCTCCCGGCTGGATACCCTCTGCCAGCAAAGCGTTCGAAATGCGCTTTGCCTTCAGCCGCAAGTCAGCCCAGCAAGTCCGTGAGACCATGCCGTCGTTACCGCGGGACACAATCTCAGTCTGCCCATGCCAGCGCGCGGCATGGTCGATGAATTTGTCCACCGTAAGGGGCCAGTGCTGCATCGGACGAAACTGGGCCTCGCGCGCCATCTCCGCTCCTCCTTCTATCTTCATTCTATCAGGCCGACGCCGCCGCCAGGCTTAGCGAAACGGCTTCAGCAGCAGGGCTGGCAGCGCCGTCTGGTCCACGCCCAGCTTGTCCGCGAGCCAGTCGCAAATATATTCCATGCCCAGCGTCGGGTTATCGATCTGGCAATGGGCAGCTCCGGTCTCCTCCGCAGTGAAGACCTTGAATGTCACATCCTGGCCGTGTGCCTTGGAATATTCATAGGATTCGACAGCGAATTCAAAACCCGCGAAATCGCATTCGCCTTCGGCAATCAGGTAGGGACACCGGATCTGCTGCTGAATACCTTCCAGCGACAACTCACCAAATTTCTTCATCAAGGCAGCCAGGCCTTCCTCCGTCCCGTATCCGGGGACGCCGAAGACCCAGTGGGCATGGCGCACGGCGATGCGCGTCGGGTCGTAATTTGAAGACTGCACGCTCCGCTGCAAATTCCAAATCGCGCCGTCGGAAACGACAGCCTTAAGCCGATGCTCGAAGCTCGCGGCGCGGGGCGCATAGAAGCCGCCAAGGCTCGCGCCATAAAGCGCGATACGATCGGGATCGACGTCCGGGCGCGACTGAAGATAGTCGACGCAGGCGCCGACGGGCACTTCGGTATCGACCCGCACCGTCAGCTTCTGACGTCGCAGCGTCGCGCCCTGACCGGGCAGATCGACAAGCAGAAGCGAAAGACCGCGGGCGAAGGCATGGCGCGTGATCTCGTGCAGCAATTCGTCCTTGAACTCGTCAAGACCGCCGAAGCAGATAACCACGGGATGCCGGTCCAGCGCATAGGGCGCGCGAAGGAAATAGGCGTCGAGATGCGCCCCATCTTCATAGGGTACTTTGATGACTTCGCCGGCAGGCTCCATGCGGCGCAAATATTCGAACGAACAGCCCTCGATCAGGTCGAGCAGTTCGAGCCGGCGAGGATCGTCATGGTGCAGGAAGAATTCGGCCGAGCGGAAATAGTTTGCCGCCCGCAGCCAGTTGTCGCGCGCCGTCTGCACATAATTTTGCGCGAGCGCTTCCTCGGCCCGCTTCTTGTTACGGTGGCCCATGGCCGTCCACTCACCATACCAGCTTTCATCGTCGCCCGGTATGATCCGCGTTCCCACTTGAAAACATTCGCTGACGGTGCTGGCGCCTTCCTGCGCCGCGCCGAGCACGCGCATGAACTGGAAGGAATAGTCCGGATTGTCAGGCCATTGCATCCATCCGACAGGTCGATACTCGCCGACCGGCTTGTAGCCAGGCGCCATGCGGATTTCTACTGCACTACTGCTCATGGTGTCTCCCAGAAGATTGCGTAAAGTTGGATTGTTGGAAGGGATGCCGACCGGCGGCCGGCACTTCAGGCGCCGGTCAGCCTCAGAAGCTGCCGGCGTGAAACCGTCCAAAGGACGGCGGCCAATGGCCCAGCGATCAGCGCAACCATGGCCATGGACCAGCCGACCATCGCGTCGTCATGAAATACGCCGTCGGTGATCAAGGCGACGATCACCGGGCCAACGGCATAACCAAGGATGGAAATCGTCAGGAGGTAAAGCGCGTAAACCTGTCCGCGCATTTCATTGGGTATGACGATGGGCAATGCGACCGGCGCCAGCGCGATGGCCGATGCGAAACCGAACACCGACACGGCCGACAGCAGCAACGCGGCAGTACTGCTGGGAACGATTGATGCCAGCACGGCGGGAACGACGCCAAGCAGCGTAGATCCCAGCGCGACAATGACCGATGCATCGGCACGGCCGGCCGCAGCAAGGCGATTGGTAATAGATCCGCTGATGATGAGCCCGGAAACGCCGCCGATAACTACCGCGAGGCCGTAGTGCAGGCCCGCTTCCCCAGCGGTATAGCCGTAGGCCCGGATCAGATAGGTCGGCATCCATGCCAGCAGGGAAAGGACGACCAGCGCACAGGCGGCGGACGCACAGAATTGCGGGAAAAGAAACGCCCGCTTTTCCATGACCAGCCGGATCGTGTCGCCAAGCGGCACGTTCGCGTCGACCGCGGCGGCCCGCCGGCCCTGCCGGGGCGGCTCCTTGACGAAAAGGAAGGCGGCAGCGACTAATATTCCAGGCAGCCCCGCGACCAGGAAAGAGGCCTGCCAGCCGGCGATCGTCCCCATGAAGGGGATATCAATTGCCCCAAGGCCGGTGACATAGTCGACAACCGCCCCGCCGAAGATCAACGCCAGCCCCGAGCCTGCCGACCCTCCGATCGAATAGAGGGTGATGGGCAGGGCGACACGAGACGGTGGGAAATAATCAGGGATGAGCGAATTGGCAGCAGGCGAAATGCCCGCCTCACCGATCCCGACACCCATCCGGGCCAGGAACAATTGGACAAAATTGCTCGACAGGCCGCACAGCGCGGTCGCTACGCTCCATGCGGCAATACTGACGCCCGCGATCAGCCGGCGGCTGAATCGGTCGGTCAACCACCCCATTGGCAGCCCGACGATCACATAGAGCAGCGTGAAGGCGAGGCCGTGAAGCAGGCTGATCTGCGTGTCGGAAAGCAGAAAATTCGCTTTCAGCGGCACGACCAGCAGCGTGAGGATCATTCGGTCGACCATGGCCAGCATGAACGCCACAACCAGCAATGCCACGACGCCCCAGGCATAAGCCTCGCTTCGCCAGGCGTAGGCCGCGCCCATATCAGCTTTCGCATTTTGCCTGTTTGCGTTCATCATCTTTCCCGCATTGCCTGGGGATCAGCTTCAGAAGTCTTGGTGCCTGGGAGAAGCAGCGATGCTGCGCCCATCCTCCCAGGCAATCCGGTCAAAACCGAACGGTCCCCGTTGCGACGACCAGCCGCGGCTGGCCACGACGGGCCAGCAAATTATCTTCGTCAAAGGGCTGCAATTCGCTGTGATATTTCTCGTTAAAGAGATTGTCGGCGCGCAGCGCGATCTCCCAACTGTCGTCGATGGCCCCTATCGCCGCACGAGCGCCGACAATGTCGTAGGACTCCTGCCTCAGGCTGTTCGTCGCGTTCCAGAAGAAGCCGGAATTATGCACGATGTCGGTGCGCAGCGACAGCTTCAGAGTGGAGGAGAGATCGGTAGTATAGTCGATGCTCGCACCGCCGGAGAATCGCGGGGCATAGGGCACCCGGAGGCCGTCAAAGTCGCCTGCGGTAAAGTCAGATTTCATCCAGCCGCCATTGGCACTGAGGGCAAGCCCGCGCGTAGGCGTCAGGGTGAAGGAGAATTCTGCGCCCCAAGTACGCGCGTCACCGACATTGCCGATGGCCTCATTCGGCACGCCGGTTTCGTCGATCACGAGTGTTTCGAGCTGGCGGTTCTTATTCTTGATGTAGAAAGCCGCAACCTCGTAGGAAAGAAGGCCGCCTTCAGTCTGACCCTTCGCGCCAAGCTCAAGGTTCAACGCTTTTTCCGGCTTGTACGGCAGCAGCGGCGTTTCATTAAACAGTGTGAAACGTCCAGGTTCATAACCTTCCGATGCGTTGAAATACAGCATCACCGCCGGATCGACCTTGTAGGACAGGGTCAGCTTCGGAAGAATCACTGTGTCCCTGACATGCAGCCCGGTGTCGATACGGCGATTGAACCCGAAGAAGTCGTTGTGATTGACGCGCGCGCCAACCGAAGCCTCGAACGGCCCCGCCTTGTAGTTTACTGTCGCGAAACCGGCATAGGTCTGCTCAAGCGTCGTATTGTCGTGGAAGTCCGGAATGTAGAACGGCCCGCCAAAATCGACACCGAATGCTGCGTCGAGATTGAGCACAAGCGAGCGATCTCGGACGCGCGAATAATATCCGCCGACGAGCCAGTTCAGTCCCTCGGCATTGTCCGACTGGAGGCGAAGTTCCTGCGTAAAAACCTTCGTCTTGACAGGATCGGGCTGCACAGCCGTCAGGCCGTCCAAGCCGCTATAATCCAGGTCCCAGCGGAAGCGATTCTTGCGCTCCGTATAAGATGTCAGCGACGTCAACGAGATATCGCCGAGCGTCTGTTCGATGTTGAGAATGGTGCCGAACACCCGGCGGTGGTTGAAAATATCCTGATCGAGGTCCGAGTTCAGGCGATATGCGTTGGCGGCAGGCGTAAGATAATAGTCGTTCCCGCCATTATTCAGATAGCTGTAACGAACACTCAGATTGATGTCGGTATCGTCGGAAGGCCGGAACCGCAAAGCAGCACGAACGCCCTGCTCCTTCGATTTGTCGTTGTTGATGCCGGTGATGTTGTTTTTCAGATAGCCATCGGTCTTGTCGGTATAGGCGGACACCCGCATGGCGACCATGTCCGACAGCGGCACATTGATCGAGCCGTTAACGTTGAAGGTCGACTGCTCACCCACTGCAATGGACGCCCTGCCCTCCAGTTCATTGGACGGCTTGCGCGTCACATATTTCACCGCACCGCCGATGGAGCTTCCGCCATAAAGGGTCCCCTGCGGCCCCTTCAGCACCTCGACGCGCTCAAGATCGACAAGGCGGCTCGCCTGGTCCGTGAAATTCTGTACGTCATCGATGTAGAAGCCGACGCCCTGAACATTACCGAAAGAGCCGATCCCGCGAATAACCACATTGGGTTCGCTATCGCCGCGACGATTGAGAACGACATTCGGCACCGCCTGGCCGAGCTTGTCGATATTGTTGATGCCAGCCTTCTGCAGCGAACTCTCCGAGAAGGCGGAGATAGTCTCGGGCACATCAATCAGACGCTCGTTGCGCTTGCGGGCCGTGACAATGATGTCGCCCGACTCGCCGTTCGGCGTGCTCGCGGCCGCATCGGTGACTGCCTGGGCCGATGCTGTGGCGGGGACCAATTGGCCTATGAAAGCCGCACCCACCAGCAGACCCCATTTCGACGAATTGATCATCCCGATCCCCTTCTATTCGGAAGTTTCAGTTAGCGGAGGTAACAACCACCCACATCGCGCCATTACCGATCCGCATTATTATGGGCATTACCGTTCCGTAAGTCAACGGCGATATTGCATCGTCGGCCCCATTTATGAGGGCGCGGTCGCCAAAGCAGCCCCGAGGCTGCCAGCGGCTTCTCGACGGTGGTTGAACGAACGGGGGGGCAGCGACGGTCGCAGGCGGCGGCGGGTTCGTTCCGCAAGCACGTGTCACAGTCGGCATCGGTG is part of the Sphingobium amiense genome and encodes:
- a CDS encoding long-chain fatty acid--CoA ligase — protein: MKIEGGAEMAREAQFRPMQHWPLTVDKFIDHAARWHGQTEIVSRGNDGMVSRTCWADLRLKAKRISNALLAEGIQPGDRVGTLSMNSADHLAAWFGIMGIGAVCHTLNPRLAAEQLEYIVRHAGDQIIFADAEFAPLISAAAAPNPAVRRIIWLDGDGPEGLGAFISPHGEDCAWGEFHEDSPAGLCYTSGTTGNPKGVMYTHRSNYLHTLMAMQPDALDLSARDVWLPVVPMFHANAWGLTFAAAAVGAKLVLPGRHVDGESLYNLMEAEGVTVTAGVPTVWQSLLNHMDARGVNLDKLTRALVGGAACSQALYLAFEKRNILVQHNWGMTETSPLGTACTLTTNVAALPAEAQLRQRLKQGRVAIGVDMRIVNERGEAMPHDGRSPGFLQVRGHSIVDTYFGAGRSALDADGFFDTGDVATIDAMGYMQITDRAKDVIKSGGEWISSVDMENAVLMHPAAEAAAVIAIPHPKWDERPLLMVKAKPGCLISEEDVRQHLARQFAKWELPDIILFVSTVPLGATGKIDKKLLRDRYATGGVHALMEL
- a CDS encoding spinster family MFS transporter — encoded protein: MMNANRQNAKADMGAAYAWRSEAYAWGVVALLVVAFMLAMVDRMILTLLVVPLKANFLLSDTQISLLHGLAFTLLYVIVGLPMGWLTDRFSRRLIAGVSIAAWSVATALCGLSSNFVQLFLARMGVGIGEAGISPAANSLIPDYFPPSRVALPITLYSIGGSAGSGLALIFGGAVVDYVTGLGAIDIPFMGTIAGWQASFLVAGLPGILVAAAFLFVKEPPRQGRRAAAVDANVPLGDTIRLVMEKRAFLFPQFCASAACALVVLSLLAWMPTYLIRAYGYTAGEAGLHYGLAVVIGGVSGLIISGSITNRLAAAGRADASVIVALGSTLLGVVPAVLASIVPSSTAALLLSAVSVFGFASAIALAPVALPIVIPNEMRGQVYALYLLTISILGYAVGPVIVALITDGVFHDDAMVGWSMAMVALIAGPLAAVLWTVSRRQLLRLTGA
- a CDS encoding TonB-dependent receptor, translating into MINSSKWGLLVGAAFIGQLVPATASAQAVTDAAASTPNGESGDIIVTARKRNERLIDVPETISAFSESSLQKAGINNIDKLGQAVPNVVLNRRGDSEPNVVIRGIGSFGNVQGVGFYIDDVQNFTDQASRLVDLERVEVLKGPQGTLYGGSSIGGAVKYVTRKPSNELEGRASIAVGEQSTFNVNGSINVPLSDMVAMRVSAYTDKTDGYLKNNITGINNDKSKEQGVRAALRFRPSDDTDINLSVRYSYLNNGGNDYYLTPAANAYRLNSDLDQDIFNHRRVFGTILNIEQTLGDISLTSLTSYTERKNRFRWDLDYSGLDGLTAVQPDPVKTKVFTQELRLQSDNAEGLNWLVGGYYSRVRDRSLVLNLDAAFGVDFGGPFYIPDFHDNTTLEQTYAGFATVNYKAGPFEASVGARVNHNDFFGFNRRIDTGLHVRDTVILPKLTLSYKVDPAVMLYFNASEGYEPGRFTLFNETPLLPYKPEKALNLELGAKGQTEGGLLSYEVAAFYIKNKNRQLETLVIDETGVPNEAIGNVGDARTWGAEFSFTLTPTRGLALSANGGWMKSDFTAGDFDGLRVPYAPRFSGGASIDYTTDLSSTLKLSLRTDIVHNSGFFWNATNSLRQESYDIVGARAAIGAIDDSWEIALRADNLFNEKYHSELQPFDEDNLLARRGQPRLVVATGTVRF
- a CDS encoding alpha/beta hydrolase family protein, which encodes MSSSAVEIRMAPGYKPVGEYRPVGWMQWPDNPDYSFQFMRVLGAAQEGASTVSECFQVGTRIIPGDDESWYGEWTAMGHRNKKRAEEALAQNYVQTARDNWLRAANYFRSAEFFLHHDDPRRLELLDLIEGCSFEYLRRMEPAGEVIKVPYEDGAHLDAYFLRAPYALDRHPVVICFGGLDEFKDELLHEITRHAFARGLSLLLVDLPGQGATLRRQKLTVRVDTEVPVGACVDYLQSRPDVDPDRIALYGASLGGFYAPRAASFEHRLKAVVSDGAIWNLQRSVQSSNYDPTRIAVRHAHWVFGVPGYGTEEGLAALMKKFGELSLEGIQQQIRCPYLIAEGECDFAGFEFAVESYEYSKAHGQDVTFKVFTAEETGAAHCQIDNPTLGMEYICDWLADKLGVDQTALPALLLKPFR